Genomic DNA from Molothrus aeneus isolate 106 chromosome Z, BPBGC_Maene_1.0, whole genome shotgun sequence:
ATGTTTAATTTCAGCACCACCTGTGAGACTGTAAAATGTGTCCAATTAGTGCTGGGAGCACGTGagggaaaagtagatttttcttttaccctcttttttgctttattggcagcagaaaaaaatgggtGTAGAATTCCTAGGCATATTTAGAAAACAGATGAGATGAGCAGGAAGGGTCATTTGTGGACTGTCACATTTCATGAATTGTTTTCAATTATTACCTGCATAGTTCTGCACTTTTATAAAGGATGGCACAAGATGGGTTATGCTGAATTTATGTGGTTGTTGCAGCTTTTAAGAGGAGAATAACTACAAATGCAAAGCACTGAGAGTGCTGACATCAGTGTGGTGGTTTTAGatatgattaaaatattttcctcctcctgcacagtgtttttcattccttctgtAACCATACAGGAGTGTGGAAACTGTGTGACAAATGAATAGGTTAAAAATAATAGGTCAGCATCCATTTAATAATCAGAACTATACTTTAAAGTTGCAGCTTTCTCTCCCCGTGCCCAGTTCAGCCTCAACTAATTCATAATTCAAATGGGGTAAGGTAGGGAATAATGCTCTTACCTTTGGgttaaaaattggaaaaaattatctttttaaatttaaaatgtgtctTAAAACTCCTAACTAGTAAGGCACTGTGTGAAATCAAATTTTCTAGTAGCAGATTTCCAGCACTTCCCTGAAATGGCCTTTTGTTGAAGGTGTTTTTTAACTCTAAATGTTTACTGTTAACTTCAAATGTTCCCTGGCAATTGCAAAGAAAAGTGcagtctattaaaaaaatctaatctaCACTGTTATCTTATGCTGAATGATCCCTTGTTTGCCtccttcttatttttaataaggagaaaagaggaggagaaagcagAAGGGGAGTTATGACTTCTGGATCAAACTGATAGAAACTATCAAATGGGTTTCCCTTTGTAGTCCCCTTTTCTGACCACCCCAGCAACATTTGCTTATATAAATCTACTTCTACAAAAGATTTCACTGTTAAAATAATTCACTTCTGATTTTAAGCCAGTACCACCTAGTGCTTAAGCTTGTCATGAGAATGAAactatattttttcctaaaaaaaaaaaaaaaagaaaaagttcagCCACCTTTACCAAAAGCATTTATGCGCCTGGTATGTTGGGAAGCTCTCCACAGGCCTAGAGGAACCAAGTGTGTCCTGGTTTAACTGCACAcacttgggggtttttttgtggtttttggggttttttttgtgtgttacaAAACTGGTGTGCAGGGTTCTGGGTCAATTCCTTTCAGTCACCAGTATCTGTCAAACCAAAAGCAACCAGGACTATGAGGAACACAGGACACTTCAGTGTCCTGCGCAGGTTTTCAGAGCACAAGGACTTTGTCCATGTGGGAAAGGCAATTTAGGCTGGATCTAAATAAAAGCAGAGTGTTTAATCTGAAGTAATTCACATTACTGGAAAATTCACattacaggaaataaaaagtagCTGTTGCAAGTTAACTTCACATTTAAACAAGCTCAAGGAAGACTTTTCAGAGGGAGAGTGAGAAGAAGATCTTTTCCAGCAGCGGGAGGTGTTTtggggcagagggacagagcagtCATATTCACCTCCAAGTACTTTGCCATGTGAATTTTATGGGCCAAATTCTGCTGTTGCAAACATTGGAGCAGCATGCTTTCATATGAATTAATTCTTCAGTTCCAGCCTTGGTGTCAGCAGAACTCAGATGGGGGAGTTTTCAGAaatgtgaggggttttttttgaccTGATCAGGGGTTAAGACACTGAAGGTGTTTGCCAGTTCTCCTTTCTGGAGGTTACtttccttccagctctgctgtttgGAGGATCCTGCTTAATTTCTTCCAGTCAAAGCCACCCAGTCTTAAATTGCCTGCTTTTCCCATTTGAGCTGAGCCATGTTTCTTGATCTGAGACAGGCTGGAAGTTACTTGTGTGGCTTTCTCATTCCTGTTTTAGCAGGAGTGGTGCCTGCAGCTGTCTTCATTTGCTGCTGAAAATACTTTCAGATCATTCCCTTGGATCTGATTTAGAAAACTGTAAAATTTGCCCCATGAGAAATGCAATAGGAAATGTAAAATGATTAAATTCAGTAGCTGGAtagtttgttggggttttgttttcatcCATACTGCACTGATAAGTAAAGTTTTAGAAAGCCCCTAAGGCAGGGAGCTTGGTGCAGGGAAGGGAACCTGAATTTACAGTAATGAATGTAATGTCTGTGTGTGTTATTTCACAGTACAAACAACTTCTGTGTTTTACTGCACACTTTAAGGTACtctgaatgttttcatttagaAACCATGCCCTCTGTGTGATGAAGCAAAAGAAGTTCTTGAGCCATATAAGAGAAGGGTAATGTATGGAAATTCTGTATATGTTTTCTATATGGAAAGAACAGTTAATCAGGATTCATTctttgtaaaaagaaaattgcttgGATTTATTTGCATCTGTTATTCTTTCATGGATGACCTCTTCAAGACAATTTCAGCTCTGATTTACATAAAACTCATTATCCAAAAGCATTTTGTGATAATGCTACTCAAATAAGTATTGGCAAACTAAGCCAATATAAACCATATTACAGGAGTTCTTGAAAATACTCCTTTTGCAAATACTGTTGCCTTGTCTGAAGGAAGAGCTTGGAACTTTCATGAGCCAGGATGTAATTTGGGAAAGATGTAACTAAGTGGGGTTTTGAATATTTGAACTATGTGGCTGCAGTTTTCGCCGTTTTTCAACCAGTTTTTGATGTCTCTGTTGAAGGATGAAACTTTTAATGGAAGCATTGAGGCCTGTTGCACTCTGCTGCCTGTTTTGTTCCCGGCTGTGTGTTTGTTGGGGTTGCTGCCCACGGGAGAGTGGAACAGGAATATTCTGGGCTAGGGAGGCAGTCCCTTGTGGGGAGGCAGCCAAGGGTTGTGGCTACATATATTCtgtactcaaaaaaaaaaccaggccGCAACACAAAGAATAAACCCGCAAGCTTCAGGAAAACAGCCCTGCACTTGTGAGGAAAGCACTGATCAGAAGACAAGCAGGTTTTGTTTTACAGTGTCCACTGGGAACTGACATATCTCTTCTCTGCCACAGTTCATTCTGCAGGAGGTGGACATCACCCTTCCAGAGAACTCGGCCTGGTACGATAAATACAAGTATGACATACCTGTTTTTCACTTAAATGGGAAGTTCCTGATGAAGCACCGAGTCGACATTCCAAAGTTTGAGGACCGGCTTAGGAAGCTGGAGCTGCAAAATGAGGGAAACCAGTGAAGAaaatgcagctgctctgaggcagGCCTCAAAGGTGAAAAGaactttgtggaaaaaaaaccaaaaaaccaaaaccaaaagcaaccCATATTCATTCATCTGGCCTTAAATTTCTTAGGACATACGAGTGTGAAAAGCTTGAGTGGCTTGTGTTCTGTTTTGTACTaatcacccagcccagctgcaccaggagccaccttttctgtgctgttcatttgctgctctcctgggctggTGTTTTTTCTCCGAGAGAATAAAagctgctccacagcagcagataaagtAAACTCTGTCTGTGTGGGGTTGGCATGGCCAGGTTTGGGTAGtggggggtggcacaggggtgtttttttctgagaagctgctggaagcttcccctgtgtccagctgagccagccagctccaggatggatcCTCTGGCCACATCTGAGACCATCAGtggtgaggaggaagaaggagagaaTGCTTAATAAAAAGACCACAAACCCTGTTCTCCATCTCCGTGAACCActgaggggaaggaggaagagaaaactgGGAGGGAAGTTAAGCCTTGGTAGAAGGGAAGGGTGGGATAAAGGAGTATTAAAGATTTAGTTTCCTTTGTCTTTATCCTGCTGTGGTTTGATTGGTAATAAACTAATTTCCCTAAGTCTCTTCTCTCTGTGTTCTCATCTCAACCCAGGAACCTTTCATTGtattttccctcctctgcccagctggtgatgggGGGGACTTCTGGTGGGTGTGTGGCATCCAGCCAGGATCAGTGTTTAAAAGATGATTAGCACGTGTAGATGGAGATTAGACTGTAGATATGTCAGAGAATTCCTTGAAGAAGTCCAGGAGCCTACCCTAAGTGATAATTCAAAATAGAAAACAGGGCATTCAAGTTAAAAGGGCACTTGATTAAGGACCACACACTCTCGCTGGAATTGTATCTGTAAAATGATCATCACAATTTGATACAGTTATTGCTAACACCTCACACtgaattgtttatttttcacgTTTCAGTTCTGTCTGCCACGCAGCTGCAAATCCATTTATCCTGTGGCAAGAAAGCCATTTTTTCAAGGATTGCTGCAGTTACATTAGTTACACAGGCAATGCGGGCCTGTGAAGGAGACAGAATGCCCAAGTTAAACATGTTTTCAGGACGTAGAGAATGACAGATTCAGGAAAAGACAACCATTTTAGGTTAAATAATCTGTAACAGACTGCAGAAAGTTGCTGGTATTTTTGATGTACTTAATAGATTCTTTAACACAGAAACTAATCCCTACCTGCTGCATTTTCGTTCTTATCGTGGTGATATTCAGTCTTTTCTTCTCACTAGGAATTTAAGCAGGTTCACTTGACAGATGTGTCTTCACAGAGGGAAGGATCCAGATGCAATGCCTGGCTGGAACAGCAAATTGAAATACAGCAGGATTCAAGAAAGActtcaagaaagaaagaaagaaagaaaattcagaaagatTCAAGAAAGTTTTGGAGTATGGTTTAATAAGAAGTCAGCTGATCTGCTGTGGTGAAAATGGGCTTTGTGGCCTCATCCTGCAGTGTCTTTAGCATTTGACAGATAATTTGCAATCTAGTTTTGATGTATTCCCCAAGGTGAAAAATTTCTGGGGAGGTGGGAGTAAGAAATTAAAACTTTCCTCCAGTTTAGCAGCTTCAGTCCACTCAGGCTGGGGTCTGAAACTATCCAAGGTTTCCCAGGAGAGAGACCTATGCCATTTTTATTGCACAGAACTTGAGGTAAGTTCAGCCAGATCATGGATCCACAGAGTTTTTCATCACCATTAGCAGAAGAACAGGGCTCTAGAGACAAAAAACTTCTATACTTTCTGTAGTTCATGATGCTACAGTCAAAATTCTGACTGTTCCATGGGAAATAAATGATGTTTTCATTTGTTAAATAAAAGATTTGAATTATCTCTGTATCAGCAAGTGCCACTTGCCTTTCTTCTATGATTTGAGATGGTTTCAGAGGGCCCAGGTTTTTTCCTTACTGA
This window encodes:
- the CZH5orf63 gene encoding glutaredoxin-like protein C5orf63 homolog, whose protein sequence is MMVLCFLSRALPRARHSPSPLGRQLCSASTNKPTLTLFTKKPCPLCDEAKEVLEPYKRRFILQEVDITLPENSAWYDKYKYDIPVFHLNGKFLMKHRVDIPKFEDRLRKLELQNEGNQ